Proteins encoded within one genomic window of Triticum aestivum cultivar Chinese Spring chromosome 2D, IWGSC CS RefSeq v2.1, whole genome shotgun sequence:
- the LOC123050883 gene encoding NAC domain-containing protein 82 — protein sequence MEMPPLPPGYRFHPTDVELTLYYLKRKLLGKKLLCNAVAEVDIYKHAPWDLPAKSSMPTGDLQWYFFCTRGRKYSVGHRANRSTEGGYWKATGKDRQVVYENRTVGMKRTLVFHSGKAPKGTRTDWVMYEYRLVQGEIPDAGVRLDDSVLCKVHKKSGPGPKIGEQYGAPFEEQEEELNDANGDASCLSPSAPPAAPHSAPGPSHGGVLNSVGQQLAGVSNGGGVSLSLLAANNGGTSGARPDRASHPDVNWDSIHVEQLADIIGRLSTNPVGQDGPSSDLTTANQDSEAVFDDSETIFEITDQVVPSSLVSSLCKQCDKCGVRLVDPLLEPAAGEPYVELNDLLSQCRAAGHAPDGSSSQAVVVSNGEGPALDLELKLGVESSDSVGHSSGAVSAAASGSGAPSS from the exons ATGGAGATGCCGCCGCTCCCTCCTGGATACCGCTTCCACCCAACCGATGTCGAGCTCACCCTCTACTATCTCAAGAGGAAGCTGCTGGGGAAAAAGTTGCTCTGCAACGCCGTTGCAGAAGTTGATATCTACAAGCACGCCCCCTGGGATCTTCCAG CGAAATCGTCAATGCCGACCGGGGATCTCCAGTGGTACTTCTTTTGCACCCGTGGCAGAAAGTACTCTGTTGGGCATAGAGCTAACCGTTCAACCGAAGGTGGGTACTGGAAGGCTACTGGAAAGGACAGGCAAGTGGTGTATGAAAATCGCACTGTTGGGATGAAGAGGACCCTGGTGTTTCACTCTGGCAAGGCGCCCAAGGGTACAAGGACCGACTGGGTCATGTATGAATATAGGCTCGTCCAAGGTGAAATACCTGACGCTGGTGTTAGACTG GATGATTCCGTTCTCTGCAAAGTCCATAAGAAAAGCGGTCCAGGTCCCAAGATTGGGGAACAGTATGGCGCTCCATTTGAGGAACAGGAAGAGGAATTGAATGATGCGAATGGGGACGCTTCCTGTTTATCCCCTTCCGCACCCCCTGCTGCGCCCCATTCCGCCCCTGGACCAAGCCATGGTGGTGTGCTGAACTCTGTGGGTCAGCAACTGGCTGGCGTTAGTAACGGCGGCGGGGTTTCCCTTAGCCTTTTGGCAGCAAATAATGGCGGCACCAGTGGTGCCCGTCCTGACAGGGCCTCTCACCCAGATGTTAACTGGGACAGCATACATGTAGAGCAGCTAGCTGATATCATCGGTCGTCTCTCGACCAATCCTGTAGGCCAAGATGGTCCATCG TCTGATTTGACGACCGCTAACCAAGACAGCGAAGCAGTGTTTGATGACAGCGAAACAATATTTGAAATAACGGACCAGGTTGTCCCTTCCTCACTGGTTAGCAGCCTGTGCAAGCAGTGTGACAAGTGTGGCGTGCGGCTGGTTGACCCTTTGCTGGAACCGGCGGCGGGAGAGCCGTACGTGGAGCTGAATGACCTGCTGTCACAGTGCCGTGCTGCAGGGCATGCTCCAGATGGCAGCAGCAGCCAGGCGGTGGTGGTGTCGAATGGTGAGGGCCCTGCGCTGGATCTGGAGCTGAAGCTTGGGGTTGAGTCTTCTGACAGCGTTGGCCATAGTAGCGGCGCCGTGTCTGCAGCAGCTTCTGGATCAGGGGCGCCGTCTAGCTAG
- the LOC123055447 gene encoding ras-related protein RABC1, translating into MDSSSSSTASSSQAQPDFDYLFKLLLIGDSGVGKSSLLLRFTSDSFEDLSPTIGVDFKVKMVNIAGKKLKLAVWDTAGQERFRTLTSSYYRGAQGIIMVYDVTRRETFTNLSDIWAKEIDLYSTNQDCIKMLVGNKVDKESERAVTKKEGIDFAREYGCLFLECSAKTKVNVEQCFEELVLKILDTPSLLADASSGAKKNIFKQKAPEADAAASGCC; encoded by the exons ATGGACTCTTCTTCCTCGTCGACCGCGTCGTCGTCGCAGGCGCAGCCGGACTTTGATTACCTATTCAAGCTCCTCCTCATCGGCGACTCCGGCGTGGGGAAGAGCAGTCTCCTCCTCCGATTCACATCCGACTCCTTCGAGGACCTATCCCCGACCATCG GCGTCGACTTCAAGGTCAAGATGGTCAACATTGccggcaagaagctcaagctcgccGTCTGGGACACCG CTGGACAGGAAAGATTCAGGACCTTGACCAGCTCGTACTACAGAGGGGCGCAAGGGATCATTATGG TGTACGATGTTACCCGCCGAGAAACATTCACGAATCTGTCTGACATATGGGCCAAGGAAATTGACCTGTATTCGACCAATCAAGACTGTATAAAGATGCTTGTCGGAAACAAAGTGGACAAG GAAAGCGAGAGGGCCGTCACAAAGAAGGAAGGCATTGACTTTGCCAGGGAGTACGGATGTCTATTTCTGGAATGCAGCGCGAAGACCAAGGTGAACGTGGAGCAGTGCTTTGAGGAGCTCGTGCTGAAG ATATTGGACACGCCGAGCCTGTTGGCGGATGCATCCTCTGGGGCGAAGAAGAACATCTTCAAGCAGAAGGCACCAGAGGCTGATGCTGCGGCGAGCGGCTGCTGTTGA